The Macaca nemestrina isolate mMacNem1 chromosome 1, mMacNem.hap1, whole genome shotgun sequence genome contains the following window.
ACTCGGGGTGGGGGGGAGCAGGCCCTCAGACCTCAGTGCAGAGTGCTGGGTAAGGTGGGGCGTGCATCACGGGTCGCCTGACTCTGTTCTGTCCTCTGCAGGAGCACAAGGCCAAGGTAACAGAACTGGAGCAGCAGGTCGCTCAGGCCAAGACGCGCTACTCAGTGGCCCTTCGCAACCTGGAGCAGATCAGCGAGCAGATTCACGCGCGGCGCCGCGGGGGTCTGCCTCCCCACCCGCTGGGGCCTCGGCGCTCCTCCCCCGTGGGGGCTGAAGCAGGACCTGAGGACATAGAGGATGGAGACAGCGGGATTGAGGGGGCCGAGGGTGCGGGGCTGGAGGAGGGCAGCAGCCTGgggcccggccccgcccccgacACCGACACCCTGAGTCTGCTGAGCCTGCGCACGGTGGCTTCGGACCTGCAGAAGTGCGACTCCGTGGAGCACTTGCGAGGCCTCTCGGACCACGTCAGTCTGGACGGCCAAGAGCTGGGAACCCGGAGTGGAGGGCGCCGGGGCAGCGACGGCGGAGTCCGTGGGGGTCGGCACCAGCGCAGTGTCAGCCTGTAGTGGAGGGACCGGCGTTCCTGGCTTGAATCTGCTGTCCTGGGCCGGTCGGGGCCCCCAGGCTTCTCACGCCCTCTCCTCTGGGGCCTCGGCTTCCCGGAGGTCCCCTTCTCCAGTGCTTCCCTGGAGAGGCCAGCTGTGTCGAGTCCTCTGTGCCTGCCCTGGCGTTCTCACAGCCTCCCCCTTCCCTTCAGCAGGCAGCTCTGTTTGCCTTACCCGTCCGGAAGGCTTGCCCTCGGCGCTCTGCCTGCCCCTGCTGCTGGCTCATCACAATCTGCAGGGCATTGACCCTTTGCTTTCCCTTTCTGCTCCCTCTCTTTCCATCTGTTTGGCTTTTTCCCTCAGGGAACTGGGTCTGGAAGGCACTGGGAAGCTCATCAGAGAAAATGGGTGCTGGGCCTGCGTACTCCGGTCGGAGGGGACGGACAGGCACCCCTCCCGCTGGTTTTCTGGCCCCGCCCCCCTTCCCAAGGCAACTCTGGAGGGCACCCTGGATATGCTGCTGCGCCCTGCACCCCCGTCCTGTTCCAGCCCGCGCGTGTGTAACCTGTAAGACGTGCTGTGTGCCTCTGGAAGACGCCACCTTTCCCTTCAGCGTTCCCTTTCATGAGCCGAGGCGCTCTGCAATGTGCCCCAAAGCAGAGCTTACAGAACCTGCAGGAAGCTGGTGTCAGGGAGAGAAACCCAACCCCACTGTCAACATAGGGAACATCACCCACTCCAGACTGGCTCCTGTGGGTGCGGTGTTTCCGCTGGGCTGGGTCCTCAACATTGCCAAGGTGCTAGTGGGTCCCTAAGAGGGCCCGTGGTGGGGGTGAAGTCACGAGGTCCTGGAGGCTTAGGCCCGTCATTCCCACCCTCACTTGCTGCACAGTTGTGTTTACTTTTTCTGGGTAGAGGATGCTGAACTGACTTAGCACCCTCCTGCAGGGCGGGGTTAGGGAATTTGGTGCTCAATTGCTCTCCCTTGCTCTTACCCAAACTCAATACCTACCGCAGGATCCCTCGGGGCACACTCAAGCTTGGCTGCCAACCCTCTTCACTACCTTTGTTACAGGGAGGGGTTGGCTTGGGGTGAAAAGTCCTGCCCTCCGTGGGGAGCAGCTCCAGCTGCCTGGGACAGTGCTCCCAGTTTGTAGGGAAGCCACACCAGATCTGGGTGCCTTGGGAGAACTGGTCCTTCCTTTTGACCCACCCCAGGATAGTGGAGAGCTCTTGTCTAGGCCCATGTTCTGCCAGCGACTGGGATGAGTGGGCATCTGGACTCCACACAGGGTCTACAGGTCGAGGGAGGTTGGTCACGATGAGAACCTCGGGGTTTGAGGTGGCCATGGGCAGAGAGCAGAAAGGGAGGGTGTGGGTGTGCGTGCGTGCATGTGCTGGTGTGTAAGGGGGAAAGGGTCTTTActggttttatttaaataaagtagTTTATGTAACAGTTAACTTCTACTGTCCTTgctggaggaagagaaaaggcgCAAAGATGAGGCAAGGGTTGGGGGAGGAAAGAGCAGGGTGAGGCGACGGGCTCTTTAGATGGTGTGGTCAGGGAAGGGAGGTGAAGGACCAGATTGAGTGAGCCGCGCTATGCATGCTCTTGGGGACGTGCAAGGCCCCATGGCCAGGGTGGTCATGTACAGGGCAAGTGTAGACAAGCAGGGGAGGAGTTGGTGCCTCGTGGGGCCATGCTGTGTGAGGTGACGGGTGCCAGGAGAGGGTTTGGTAGAAAGGGGCCTGCTGGGTGGAGTGGGCTCTGAGCTAAGAGATGAGAGCGCCAGAGGGGTGGGATCTTAGATGTGTCTGGATGTGAGCATGAAGGCAGAGGAAGGACAAAAGTAGTGATGCCAGATTTATCCATATAGTGTATCCACTTAAATTTCAGGTAGGTGGTATTTTTGTCCACTGCAGTGTTTAGGATGTAAGTGACATTATGAATTATCCATTGTTTCTCTGAAATTAAAACCTAGATAAAAGGTGACTTCCAAGTCAGGGCTTGACTGGCTGAGGGGTGGGAGGGGTTTGAGGGCACTTGAACTCACAGGTGGGAGATCGGATAGGAATGTGAACTCCAGGAGCTTTGAAGAAGAGCAAAAGGCTTTGTTTAGCCTGAGCTGCACTTGGGGTGTGCCAGTGTTTGGCGTTTTGTTGAGAAGAGGTCAGCCAAGGGAAGAAGAAGGTGCTGGCAGGGAGGAAGACCGgaaaccatggaggtcgggggcAGGATGAAGGCCAAGGATTGGAGGCACACCATCAGAGCAGTGGCCCTGGTGGCTGTGGGTGCCATCCATCTGGGCCACCGTGTACTGAGCACTCACTGAGCCCTCGAACGGGTGCTGTCCGGGAGTTTGAGCCTGCCTTCCCTGACTTGGCAGATGGGtatcataatattttattactagAGAAGCTGCTATGAAAATGCATGGCTTATGTTTTTGGGTGAGTgggctttaaattttttttaatttaaatctccTATACATCTCCTATGTATAGGAGATGTACACCATGGTATTTTGATGTACGTAATGAAATAGGTATCGAATCGACACATCAATCATTTTGCACAGTTACcttctccctttttttgttgtaaaaccacctaaaatctactctcagctaATTTTCAGTCTATGATAATGTATAGTCCTAATGAGGGGCTTTCTGAGATGACACACAGTGCTGGACTTCCCTACCCAGTCTGGCAGGCAGGACCTATGAGGCTCCTGGTGCAGAAGAGCCCCAGAAAAGAAGGGCTATGCCATGCACATGCTGTTTCTCCTTGCAAAATCACCTACAAGATAAGGCAGGCGGGAAGAGAGACCAGGAAGGTTACAGCCAATGGTAACCTTCtaaggagaagaaaacagaagccaCAGTGCTCCCTTGCTCCCATCCTTGTCATAGTAGCTTGTACTCACCCAATGCATTTCACGTACCAGGGACACCCCTAATTAATCTCCACAAGACTGTTATGGAACAGATAAACACTATTATTTCCTTTCCACAGTGAGAAAATAAGGCACAGTGGGGGTACTCAGCCTTGCTGAAGGTGACGGAGGCAGCTGCTCTAGGCGCTTGGATTCTAGAGTCCAAACACTTGAGCCCTTGAGCTCACAGGAAcaggaggtggggaagtgggtgTCATCTCCGAGGAGGTTCTGCTGAGAAGAAGAGCTGAGAAGTGGGAGTACTGTTTCTTAGCTCCTTCTCCCAGCAAAGAGGGTCCAGAAATTTTGTTTAAGGTGAGGAAGAGATGGTCAAGGTGTGGGGGACGTAGGGCCTCATGCCCCATTCCTGTACCGTGTCCTGTTACACGTCATATTGGCTGGTTGGTAATGAATTGTTCTGATCTTCATCTTCCTTAAGTGTGGGGCGGGGGCCTCAGTCTATCCAACACCTGACACAGGCCCTGCACCAACAGATGCTCAGGAAGTGTGCTTTGGcttcttgccccttctcttaGCCCACAGCTGTATCAGGTGAGTTAATCAGCACAGCAGTTCGGAGGTCAGGACCTGGTGATGTACAATCCCAGGGTCACATCTCTACGGGAATTTTCACATTTCGTGACCCTGCAATTTTATCGCCTATAAAATGGGAGCACGGAGGCACCTGTGGCACGTGCTGCGTCAGTGGATCTGAGGTGCAGCGATTGTTGTCAGCACCTCTTTGCAGCCTCAGGGCGCTTAACTTACGGAGGCTTCATCCCATCTTGCCCTAGGCACGTGGAATCTATAAAAGGGTTGTGTTTCCCTCCTTGTCTGGATGTGATTTTTGACAAGCATGACAACCCCactgccttttttaaaaatttaatttttaatttttattttattatgagacagggttttgcactgttgctcagactggagtgcagtggtgcaatcataactcactgcggcgtggaactcctgggctcaagcaatctttctgcctcagcttccctagtagctacgaccacagatgcacaccaccataccccgctaatttttaacttaatttttttttttttttttttttttttctgtagagacgtaTTGCAATGTTGCCCAAAATGGTTTTGAGCTCTtggacttaagcagtcctcccgccttgacctcttaaagtgctgggattagaggcgtgaaccCCTGTTCTTTGcctttgtgtgtgcgtgtgtgtgtgacactcgttctagcccaggctggagtgcagtgatgtggtcttggctcactgcaaccccgacCTTCCcagctcaggagatcctcccacctcagcctaccaagtagctgggactacaggtatgtccctcccaccacgcccagctaatttttgtattcttttggaggcggggtttccctgtgttgcccagggtggtcttaaactcctgggctcaaaccatccacctacctcggcctcccaaattgctgggattacaggcatgagccaccatgcctggttatgcTCCCAGCCTTTAGACATCTTTTAAGATTGACATATTGTAGTTGCACGTGTTTATGGGGTGTGGAATGAACCCACCTGTAGAGGATCCTACTCCGCCTGGCAGAAAGCCGCCGGTGGCCTTCCTGGGCTgtcaaggtcttgctgtgtcggcAGGGGGCAGCAGCTGCCAGAAAGTGCGCCGAGCCTTGCTCTGCGTTTCTCTGCGCGCCCTGCGCGTTGACCGTCCAAGCCTGCGTGGTCAGCCTCATGGGCACTTTGCAGAAGGGCCTGAAAAACTGCACATAGAAGGGTGGGGGTGTGTATACATCAGAATGGAACCCCATGTGTACTTCTCAGGGGCCTCTTGCATTCCCATGTGTCCTCGGAATCGCCTACTGTGTGTGAGAGCTGGCTGGAGTCTGCAGCGCAGCTGGTCTTTGGAGGTAAGATGTTCCACATCTGCAGATGCGCCCTGTTCTCCTCAGAGCTCACTTCCTTCCTGGGCCTCCCTAGtgtcttttccctttccctttccacaGCCTCTTTATAAATTTCTCCACCCATGCCTGCTCACCATTCTTGAGCCCCAGGCTGCACCGCGTTGCTCATGCCCTGGGATAAGGGAACCAGGAGACCATACACTGATTGGCAAATGGATATATGTAGTTTACTAAGaaatgttcaccaggatggttcAGTGTACAAACACTGTGGTAGGTCTTGTTAGGAACACTATAAACTATAATGCCACGGTGGGTCTTCCAGGTAAGGAATGCAGGTGTGCACAGGTGGTGCAAGGCAGTGAAAAATAGATAACCAGACCAGGAAtgatggctcacagctgtaatcccaatgctttgggaggccaaggtgggaggatcatttgaggcccaagtttgaggccagcctcaACATCATAGTGAGAACTCgactctacaaaaagtaaaaaaattagccaggcgtggtggcgtgcacctgtagtcctagctactcctgaggctggtgggaggatctcctgagcccaggagtttgaggctgcagtgagctatgatcacaccactattccagcctgggtgacagagggagaacctatttctaaaaataagtagATAACTAATGAGGGCTGCAGTCAAGGAGAAATCCGGGGGGGTTACAGCCGGGCATTGCTCTCCGAAGCTCTGAAGCAACCCCTTGGTTTCAGACTGGAGAGGTGGCCCCTAGCTCCAGTCCTCGTTCTTCCCAAATCTGTCTTGAGCTCCCAGGGCCTGTGTCTCACCCATCTTGGTGTTCTCAGGACCTGGAATGTGGAAATTTTCACCGAACAGCTGTCTACTGACTGACTTCTGCTTGTGCTACCCTTGGCACAAGTCTCAGCCTGTCAAACTGCTGCCTGTGGTTTGAGGACCAGATCATGTGGTCAAAAGTCCACATGAGCTGGGATTCAACCACAGGCAGCTCTCTAGCGTAGTCCAAGTTAATTCTTATTACTCTCAAGTTCCCCATGGCTCTTTTGACTTACTGAAGAATGGGCCCGATGTTGTAGACATGTCTCTTGTTGGTCCTGAGTCCTCAGAGGAAGGGGTCAGTATCATCCCTGACTCCATCTCACTCAATACATAACAcaacagacacatgcacagagaCCATATGTGATGTATAGTCTAAACTGGGGCAGCTGAGTGTGAAAGGGGACAGGTGTAACCTGGGATTGGCTTGGGTGATCTAGGATATATGGTCACCCTCATTCTAGGTACTCAGTAAACATTAGTTCATTTGAGAGCTTAGGTGTTAAAAACACCGACCACACTATTCAGAGAGGGTTGTCCTTGGCCTGCCCCTGCCACAAGGGGTACTGTGCACAGGGAAAGTTCACTCAGCTCCTCTGGGCCTCACTGTTCCAATCTGCCGGAAGTGTGGCCAGCCTCAGTAGATAATCGCTAAGGTTATCTAAAGCACTAAAATTATACAGCGGGCAGTGGAGGCTGGGCCATGCGAGGAGTTTCGATGGATGATGTGAAATGGTGCATGTGTTTGCAGAGAGGGTTAGGGGTTGGAGCATGAGTCCTGAGCAAGTCCAGAGTTGGTTaggacccaggctggaggcagcaGAGGGCTGCTGGATTTTTCTGCTTGGGTGTGAGATGATGATCGTCCACTGAGGTGGAAGAGCTCAGAGTGCTGGGCAGTAGTTTCTTCTCCTCCAGGCAGGCAGGTGGCTTTCGCTGCACAGTGCAGATAAACTTGTTGACTTATTCAAACCTAGGAGGAAGGGAGTGTCAAAATGAGTTTCTTCTGCATTTAGAAAAGAGGaaccatggccgggcgcggtggctcaagcctgtaatcccagcactttgggaggccgagacgggcggatcacgaggtcaggagatcgagaccatcctggctaacacggtgaaaccccgcctctactaaaaaatacaaaaaactagccgggcaaggtggcgggcgcctgtagtcccagctactcgggaggctgaggcaggagaatggcgtgaactcgggaggcggagcttgcagtgagctgagatccggccactgcactccagcctgggcgacagagcgagactccgtctcaaaaaaaaaaaaaaaaaaaaaaaaaaaaaaagaaaagaggaaccTTCTAGGCCACCCCGTCCTGTTTCCTCTCTCTTTGTGATTTCTGCAATAACATGCAGAAGGGCTGGATCCTCTTCTCATCGACACAAGTAAATCTAAGTTGTGCCAGGGCCTGCTTTTTTCCAGCAGGAAGTCTTAAGGGACTGGGGGCCTGGGGCAGGAATGAAGGCTGGAGGAGGCTCAGGGAGCTGTACAGGTTCTCAGGGGCTGCTGCGGTTtagggaagaaggagaggatgTTGCTTAATGTCATGTCCCTTCTGTGCTAACCTCAGTGTTGTTATGGTTTCAGCCTCCCACTCAACTTGGAAAGAGTGGCCAGGAGCCCACCTGCCTCTGCAGCCCAGGGTGGGAATGTAACAGTCCCTGCTGTACTCCCATCTGACCTGTCTCCAACTGATCTTCACCCCTTTTACCAGATCCCCTCTCTCACTTTGGGTAGAATTTCAGAAGCCTCAGATTACAATCCTCTCCCTTCAAACAGTTGCATTTGGCAATAGCTACCATGGCTGCCCCATTGGAAGGGACTGTTAACAGAAAAGGGCATGAGGCCTTAGGATGGTCTCCCTTAGGAGGAGGGGAGCTACGTGTTCATAACactaacaaaaacaaacccaaggTTAAAGAAAGTGAACCAAGTATTTAGTTCACCTGCCACCTGggatatactt
Protein-coding sequences here:
- the LOC105463339 gene encoding SH3 domain-binding protein 5-like isoform X3, which gives rise to MKPTLLAQQETQKAALRYERAVSMHNAAREMVFVAEQGVMADKNRLDPTWQEMLNHATCKAKPGPRFLSCLASSASHIPSPSDLECHPGLSNVRLQVNEAEEERLRGEREHQRVTRLCQQAEARVQALQKTLRRAIGKSRPYFELKAQFSQILEEHKAKVTELEQQVAQAKTRYSVALRNLEQISEQIHARRRGGLPPHPLGPRRSSPVGAEAGPEDIEDGDSGIEGAEGAGLEEGSSLGPGPAPDTDTLSLLSLRTVASDLQKCDSVEHLRGLSDHVSLDGQELGTRSGGRRGSDGGVRGGRHQRSVSL
- the LOC105463339 gene encoding SH3 domain-binding protein 5-like isoform X4, which gives rise to MKPTLLAQQETQKAALRYERAVSMHNAAREMVFVAEQGVMADKNRLDPTWQEMLNHATCKVNEAEEERLRGEREHQRVTRLCQQAEARVQALQKTLRRAIGKSRPYFELKAQFSQILEEHKAKVTELEQQVAQAKTRYSVALRNLEQISEQIHARRRGGLPPHPLGPRRSSPVGAEAGPEDIEDGDSGIEGAEGAGLEEGSSLGPGPAPDTDTLSLLSLRTVASDLQKCDSVEHLRGLSDHVSLDGQELGTRSGGRRGSDGGVRGGRHQRSVSL